AAATTTCACGGCCCTTCCACGGGCTATTGACATGAATTGTTGGGGATCCACTCCAGTTCCGAGTATCCGCCTGTGCTAATCGCGCACCTAGGGAGAGACACGGTGCGAGGTCATTGAATGGTGATGGTCTGATGAAACTGTTGTTACAAACAGAATCGGTGAAATAACAGGCTACGGGTGCAGATAACAATATTGCTGATCGACGcaaaaaaattcattcaagAGAAGTGATGCAGCGTTCAAAAAACGCGCACTATATTTGTATACCGCGTTGCGAGAGGCAAGCGATAACGGCAAACATTACGACTATTAGAATGAGTATGTTGTGCATCCCGTTAATGCCCTGATATGAAATTTGAtagtttttctttctgaagAGCTTCTGGACTCAGATCGACCTTTAGAAACTGAACTGTGACGAAATTACCATTTGAGTAACATGATTTTACTCTTGTATTTTGATAAAACCCCATGGAGGGTTAATCTGCGCTAGCCATTTCATATTCATCACCTCTTTTGTGACCGTATGAAATGTGCATCAACGAGTATTGCAACATCAACGAGTATTTTTAGTCCAATGCGTTCTTCTCTAGATGAACATTAGACTAAACAGCTTAGCATTTCTGTCCGATACTTTTGTGAAATTTCGAAAACCAAACTTATATATAACTTATAACTCGTACTTGCGACTCAACCGCCATTTACTattgtaatatttaaatttgaaaaaaataataaaacgtcATATTGTTCCATGCGAACATGGTGCCAGCCCACTGTCCAAACTTCGTATCGTACCCTTTCTGTCAAAACGGTTCAATGTATTCGTGTACCTCTTCGTGAAGTGTATGTTTTTTCTCCGTCTGTTTCCAGTTAATTTCCACGCAAAATTTCCACGGTTTTCTTACTGTACAGCTCGAGCGTTTTAGGTGTCGCTTGTATTACAGTGTCATACGTTAAGTTAAATTCTTTTCCTTACCGCCCGAAGAAGCGCCCCAAAGCAAACTTACCTCGGTGCCaagttttgttcgctttgtGTGAAGAAAAGTCGTCGCTTTTCACACCGTccgtgcgtgtttttttcgcCACAAACAAAAGCGACCCATGACGCAGCGCAACGTAGTGTAGAAATCCGTTTTTGGCTTTAATCCGTGTCTAGTGGTCCCGACTCCCGGTCACAAAGATGGGCAATACGGACACGAAGCTAAACTTTCGCAAAGCAATCGTACAGCTGACGAGCAAAAGTCAGGTGAGGTGGTGTTTCTTTCACTGATGCATAAttatgcaaaaagaaaaacaacacaaaactacacatacacacacatgcaacatTACAACATTATGATTGCGCGAGGCTAACAGCCGTCGACGTGACCATGAACGTAATGTTTTGTCTAAAAGCATCGCGTTGTTTCTTTTATGACCCTCTGGCTAACATATGTTTTCTGTTCTTCCACCTCCCACGCAAATGGAACCACCCGTCCACCCACTCGCCCACACGATGTCTACGTATGTGTGTCGTACGCGCGCCGTCATAATCATCGTCTTTATTATCCACGCCACGCCAGCCAATCGATGCGAGTGATGACGCATTTTGGGAACAGTTCTGGTGCGAACACAACACACCGGTACAGGATGTGTTTGCGCTAGTGCCGGCGAACGAGATACGCAAGGTGCGAGATGTTATGCCGACGAATTTGGCCACGCTGTGCTACAAGGCCACGGAAAGGATGGTACGGGCGGTGGACAATAGTTGTAGGACGCAGGGTGAACAGCAAACCGTATTGAACTGTGTCCGGTTGCTGACACGCATCCTACCGTACGTGTTCGAGGATGTCCAGTGGAAGGACTTTTTCTGGTCATCGCTCCCTTCCGGCAGCGAGAAGGAAGAGACCGGTTCGGTTCCATTGGCCCAGAGTTTGCTGAATGCGATTTGTGATCTGCTGTTCTGTCCGGACTTTACCGTGATCGGGTACCGGAAATCGGGTCCCGAAAAAGCGGAAGAACTCAACTCCATCGATAGCTGCGAGTACATCTGGGAGGCTGGCGTTGGATTCGCCCAATCGCCACCCCGCAATGGCAACATGGATTCGAGGCGCACGGAGCTGCTGAAGCTGCTGCTGACGTGCTTCAGCGAAACCATGTACCGTCCACCGACGGCAAGCGATGAACCGAACCGTTGGATCGTGCACTTTACCAGTGCGGACAATCGGCACGCGCTGCCCCTGTTCACCTCGCTGCTGAACACGGTCTGTGCGTACGATCCGGTCGGTATCGGTGTACCGTACAACCACCTGCTGTTTACGGACACGCTCGAACCGCTGGTTGAGGTATGTTTGCAGATTTTAATCGTCACGCTCGACCATGACATCACGAGCAACGGGCCGGCACAGTCGTCGGCGTACATACACGACGACAGTACCATTGCGGACAATCTCTTCATCAACTATCTGTCGCGCATTCACCGGGACGATGATTTTCAGTTCATCCTGAAAGGTGTTACGCGTTTGCTAAACAATCCGCTAGTGCAGAGCTATCTGCCAAACTCGACCAAGCGGCTCCACTGTCACCAGGAGTTGCTGGTGTTCTTCTGGAAGATTTGTGACTATAACAAGGTAAAGAAATTAAGCAGTGGTAACAGGAGAACTCAAAAGCCGCTCTAacgtattgattttcttttttcttttatcagaAATTTCTGTACTTTGTGCTGAAAAGCAGTGACGTGCTGGACATACTCGTACCGATTCTCTACCATCTGAACGATTCCCGCGCCGATCAATGTAAGTATGGCCTGTAAAGTTCCGCCCGCAAAATTTAACCCTAAAAACGATGTCTTTCACTTCTTTCAGCACGCGTTGGACTGATGCACATTGGTGTGTTCATTCTGTTGCTCCTATCCGGTGAGCGTAACTTTGGTGTCCGGCTAAACAAACCCTACACAGCCACCGTACCGATGGACATTCCCGTGTTTACCGGTACACACGCGGATCTGCTGATAACGGTGTTTCACAAAATCATTGCCACTGGGCACCAGCGGCTGCAGCCACTGTTTGACTGTCTGCTTACGATTCTCGTCAACGTGTCGCCGTACTTGAAGACACTCTCGATGGTGGCTAGCATTAAGTTGTTGCATCTGCTGGAAGCATTCAGCACGCCCTGGTTCCTTTACTCGGCACCCTCGAACCATCATTTGGTG
This region of Anopheles marshallii chromosome 2, idAnoMarsDA_429_01, whole genome shotgun sequence genomic DNA includes:
- the LOC128719729 gene encoding protein HID1; its protein translation is MGNTDTKLNFRKAIVQLTSKSQPIDASDDAFWEQFWCEHNTPVQDVFALVPANEIRKVRDVMPTNLATLCYKATERMVRAVDNSCRTQGEQQTVLNCVRLLTRILPYVFEDVQWKDFFWSSLPSGSEKEETGSVPLAQSLLNAICDLLFCPDFTVIGYRKSGPEKAEELNSIDSCEYIWEAGVGFAQSPPRNGNMDSRRTELLKLLLTCFSETMYRPPTASDEPNRWIVHFTSADNRHALPLFTSLLNTVCAYDPVGIGVPYNHLLFTDTLEPLVEVCLQILIVTLDHDITSNGPAQSSAYIHDDSTIADNLFINYLSRIHRDDDFQFILKGVTRLLNNPLVQSYLPNSTKRLHCHQELLVFFWKICDYNKKFLYFVLKSSDVLDILVPILYHLNDSRADQSRVGLMHIGVFILLLLSGERNFGVRLNKPYTATVPMDIPVFTGTHADLLITVFHKIIATGHQRLQPLFDCLLTILVNVSPYLKTLSMVASIKLLHLLEAFSTPWFLYSAPSNHHLVFFLLEIFNNIIQYQFDGNSNLVYTIIRKRQVFHALANLPTDAAGIARCLSNRKGGSGGGMVGGRTGGSSQGATSRSVAGHDDAADYQQRKAALTATGSGSVAGDESEEDRIVTRTGRLALHEADSASEREEDARIGDEDARSDIVEESMEGSRPAQEAEPGTLKATLLDTPNLAQITERESAHPSDLASPSSPDVPVVPEKVTASDEEEPEANGTTKGTATDSSPSKTPSPLRRSVAQRGSLRVTPAPVHGAQVKQWQPTPEWVQSWRSKLPLQTIMRLLQVLVPQVEKICIDKGLTDESEILKFLQHGTLVGLLPVPHPILIRKYQANGGTTAWFRTYMWGVIYLRNVDPAVWYDTEVKLFEIQRV